From the genome of Gemmatimonadaceae bacterium:
CGTCGCGCGAATCGTCCACCGTTGCCTGTCGCGTCGCCACTCGGGATCGCTCCTGTCTCGCGATTGAGGTGTCCGGGACAACCTAACCGGTGCGGCCCGACGGTCCAGGGCCGGCCGATTCCGGGCTGCTGGACGACAACTGCAACTACTCAACGCAGAGACGCAGAGGACGCAGAGGACGCAGAGGACGCAGAGGACGCAGAGGACGCAGAGGGAACACATGAGGAGAAAGAGCGAAGCGGCTTTTGAGAACGACCTCGGGCAGCTGCGGCGTGGCTGACTGAGGTCGACAGCCAAGTGTTTCTTCGCTGTTTGCTTTCCTCTGCGTCCCTCTGTTTCTCTGCGTCCTCTGCGTCAGGCTGTTGCAGTCCTAGTTATCTAGGCAGAAATACAACGGGCCGCCGAGATGGGCGGCCCGATCCGTGGTACGTGGAGCCTTAGAGTTTTCTTACGGCACGACGAAGTCGGCGCGCTGTTCGGTGGGGAAATTGGCGCTGTTGAGCGTGGCGATCGCGGTGTAGTGGCCGGGTGTCGGCGCCATCCACGTTTCGCGCGCGTGCATGGAGTCGCCGCCGCTCAGCTGCTTGTTCTGGACGCCTTGCGTGAACATGCGGCCGGCGGACCAGCGCCACACCTCGCGTCCGATGGAGTCGACGACGACGAAGTCGTACGACTGTCCGCTGCGGAACGTGAGCTCGAGGTGTTTCTTACCGACGTTCTTCACGCCGAGCGCGAACTGAATCGCACGTGGTTGAACGGTGACGTCGAGATGCGAGTCGAGCTTCGCTTCTGTTTTCTGCGATGACGCCGGTCGAGCGCGCGGACGTTCCGGTCGTTCGACGATTTCGCCGGTTGCGCTGGTTCTCAACGGCATGGCGCTCGCGAGCGCGGCGGGCTGCGAGTTTTGTGAGCTGGAGCGCGAGCGCGGGCTGCAGGCGAACGCGAGCGCGCCTACGAAAGCCAACGCGATGGCAATACGAATGTTCATGAATCCCGGTGGCGGCGAGGGTTGGCCCCCGGTTGCACGTGAACCGCAGTAACCGTTCACAGTACGGCCGTGCGCCAACCTATCTGCGCGTGGACGAATAGTCAACATGAGAGGCAACGGCGAAGCAACGGTGATGCATCGACTTATGAGCACCGGTCGTGCGTTTGGCAATCGGCGTTGCAGACTGCCAGGTTTGCTTGCGAAAAATTTCACAAGCTCCTAAATTCTGCATCGAAATGGACGACAAGCGGGACGCGCCAAAGGGGCCGGAAGGACGCGGAAGCAGGGTCAGCCGCGGCACCGCCCAGGTCGTGTCCGGGGCGGAATTCGCTGGGATCGGACTCCAGTTCGCCCTCACGATCCTGGTCTTCGTGTTCGCCGGCGTTTGGCTCGACAAAAGATTAGGCACGTCCCCGTGGCTCCTTCTCATCTTCGTTTTCGTCGGCGCGGCTGGCGGCTTTTACTCGATGTATCGGCGCGTTACAGCAGCTCAACGAAGGTCCAAGGACGTCGTCGCCCAGGGACAATCTGACGGCGGGACCGGGCGGGGTAGGTGACAAAGGCACTTGCGCGGTACGGGTTACTCGTTGCGGCGGTAGCGGGTTTGGGGGGAGCGCTTTTGAGCCTCGCATTTCGGGGGCCCGGTGAGCGTTCCGCCGTCTGGATCAGCGCCGGGTTTGCCGTCCTGCTCCAGCTGGCGGCGTTCGCCGTCGCCAGAGCTGCGGGCCGAGCTGGAATCACGGCCCGAATGGGGGCCGGGATGCTGGTTCGGTTCCTGGGCCTCGTCGGCTACGCGCTGGTCGTTGCACTCGCCTTGAGGCTGCCGCCGGTCGCGGCGCTGATCACCTTGGCGACCTTACTCTTCGCATCGTCATTGCTCGAACCATTGCTGATTCGAACATGAGACTGACCTCGCGGTTTTTCGGATGGCTCGTCGCGGCCGCGCTCCTCGCACCGACCGCGGCACGCGCCCAGGGAGCGCAGGAGCCCGTCACTCCCTTCGCCAAACAGCTCGGCCCCGCGGACATCATCATGCCGCACATCACGGACTCGAAGACCATCGAGTTCCCGTGCTTCAAGAGTCTCCAGGAGTGGTCCTGCGAGCACACGTTCGCTACGTGGAACGTGACGATCGCCGGACACACGTTCGACATGGGGCTGACGAAGCACATCTTCTTCATGCTGTTCGCGGCCGTGCTCCTGACGATCGTGCTGATTTGGACGGCCAGGGTACACGTCCGGAGCACGCAGCGAGCGGGGAGCCCCAGAGGATTCGCCGCCGGGCTCGAAGCGGTGATCCTGTACCTCCGAAACGAGATCTACGTCCCGGTACTCGGAGGCCATGGCGGCGAACGATACGTCCCGTTCGTGCTCACCCTCTTCTTCTTCATTCTGGTCTGTAACCTGTTCGGGCTGATTCCATACGGATCGACGCCGACGGGCAACATCGCTGTCACGGCGACGCTGGCCATCATCACCTTCGTCGTGATCGAGGCGGCCGGCATCAAAGCGCTCGGCGCGCGTTACATCGGCACGATCATTTACTGGCCCGAGGGTCCGGTGCTGTTGAAGGCGATGACGATTATCATGACGCCGGTCGAAATCGTCGGAAAGTTCACCAAGCCCTTCGCGCTCACGATCCGTCTGTTCGCGAACATGATCGCGGGTCACGTCATCATTCTCGCGCTGATCGGACTGATCTTCATGATGGTGGGGTGGCTCGTGTTCGCGCTCGCCCCGCTCGCCTTACTGATGGCGCTCTTCATCATGGTGCTGGAGATCCTGGTGGCCTTCATCCAGGCGTTCATCTTCTCGCTGCTCGCCGCCGTTTTCATTGGACAGATCAGGGCGGCGCATCACTAAACAGGTGGACGGGTGGACAGGTGGACAGGAAAAACCCAGACGTGAGTGCTTTTGCCGTCCACCCGTCAACCATACAGTTGCAGTACTGCGGAGGAAGTGCTTCAACCTCCGCAGAAGTAGCCGGGCGAATGCTTGGCGATGCTCGTTGAGCCCCGGGGCTCGTTGACGAGCGGCACTGCGGCGGACGATCGCCAACCGGTGCGAAGCAACGGATGTGAAC
Proteins encoded in this window:
- a CDS encoding BsuPI-related putative proteinase inhibitor, whose protein sequence is MNIRIAIALAFVGALAFACSPRSRSSSQNSQPAALASAMPLRTSATGEIVERPERPRARPASSQKTEAKLDSHLDVTVQPRAIQFALGVKNVGKKHLELTFRSGQSYDFVVVDSIGREVWRWSAGRMFTQGVQNKQLSGGDSMHARETWMAPTPGHYTAIATLNSANFPTEQRADFVVP
- the atpB gene encoding F0F1 ATP synthase subunit A, translated to MRLTSRFFGWLVAAALLAPTAARAQGAQEPVTPFAKQLGPADIIMPHITDSKTIEFPCFKSLQEWSCEHTFATWNVTIAGHTFDMGLTKHIFFMLFAAVLLTIVLIWTARVHVRSTQRAGSPRGFAAGLEAVILYLRNEIYVPVLGGHGGERYVPFVLTLFFFILVCNLFGLIPYGSTPTGNIAVTATLAIITFVVIEAAGIKALGARYIGTIIYWPEGPVLLKAMTIIMTPVEIVGKFTKPFALTIRLFANMIAGHVIILALIGLIFMMVGWLVFALAPLALLMALFIMVLEILVAFIQAFIFSLLAAVFIGQIRAAHH